A DNA window from Actinokineospora baliensis contains the following coding sequences:
- a CDS encoding serine/threonine-protein kinase: protein MTERRDSGRQVSGRYRLVEPLGRGGMGEVWRAYDERLHRTVAVKRMRVPAGPEAERVGRLAEREGRIAAKLQHPGAITVFDVIDDDGYPCLVMEYLPSTSLSEVLASSGPLSPEEAARIGAAVAAGLAAAHEAGVVHRDVKPANVLLGEDGRIKITDFGISRLAADSSGTMTSTVRGTPAYLAPEVARGEVATFASDVFSLGATLYTAVEGAPPFGRDDNPIALLYRVSTGVFTPPERAGALAPLLLHMLDPDPAVRPTMVEARDALSAFKADPIAFTPTEHLEPVEPPKRRRSAIVLVALALLAGATVATLALVDSQDTGVAAPIESTPLTPAATTPAPTQPPTTSPQPPVTTAAPPAQDPVVQSPGDPVAALTDYYALMPSGLEQGWTRLTEKFQRNPAGGYEGYQRFWSAVAGVKISGVTPAGENTVKVTLDYRFANGKNVREVHRYVLVNVGGQWKIDQSTVLSSRPV from the coding sequence GTGACTGAACGACGGGATTCCGGGCGACAGGTTTCCGGCCGCTACCGTCTGGTCGAGCCGCTGGGCAGAGGCGGCATGGGCGAGGTGTGGCGGGCTTACGACGAGCGCCTGCACCGCACGGTGGCGGTGAAGCGGATGCGGGTCCCGGCGGGACCCGAGGCGGAGCGCGTCGGCCGACTCGCGGAGCGAGAAGGCAGGATCGCGGCGAAGTTGCAGCACCCGGGCGCGATCACCGTGTTCGACGTCATCGACGACGACGGCTACCCGTGCCTCGTCATGGAGTACCTGCCGTCCACGAGCCTATCTGAGGTGCTGGCCTCCTCCGGGCCGCTTTCCCCGGAGGAGGCCGCACGTATCGGCGCGGCTGTCGCGGCTGGCTTGGCCGCGGCGCACGAAGCCGGGGTGGTGCACCGCGACGTCAAGCCCGCCAATGTGCTCTTAGGTGAAGACGGCCGGATCAAAATCACCGACTTCGGGATCTCGCGGCTCGCTGCGGACTCCTCCGGCACCATGACCTCCACCGTAAGAGGCACCCCGGCCTATCTGGCACCGGAGGTCGCCAGAGGCGAAGTGGCGACGTTCGCCTCCGATGTGTTCTCGCTCGGCGCGACGCTGTACACCGCTGTTGAGGGCGCCCCGCCGTTCGGTCGGGACGACAACCCGATCGCCTTGCTGTACCGGGTATCGACCGGGGTCTTCACGCCGCCAGAGAGGGCGGGTGCACTAGCACCGCTGCTTCTGCACATGTTGGATCCAGACCCGGCAGTGCGCCCCACGATGGTCGAGGCGCGCGACGCTTTGAGCGCCTTCAAGGCCGATCCGATCGCCTTCACGCCGACAGAGCATCTGGAGCCAGTAGAGCCTCCGAAGCGTAGGCGTTCAGCGATCGTGTTGGTGGCATTGGCGCTACTAGCGGGCGCTACGGTCGCGACTCTCGCTTTGGTCGACAGCCAAGACACAGGTGTCGCGGCCCCCATAGAGTCCACGCCGCTCACACCTGCGGCTACCACCCCGGCCCCAACGCAACCGCCGACAACGTCACCGCAGCCACCTGTGACCACCGCTGCCCCACCTGCCCAAGACCCCGTAGTGCAGTCGCCGGGGGATCCCGTGGCGGCGCTCACGGACTACTACGCCTTGATGCCGAGCGGGCTTGAGCAAGGGTGGACCCGGCTGACGGAGAAGTTCCAGCGCAACCCAGCGGGTGGGTACGAGGGCTACCAGCGCTTCTGGAGCGCCGTCGCAGGGGTGAAGATCTCGGGTGTGACCCCCGCGGGGGAGAACACGGTGAAGGTCACGCTCGACTACCGGTTCGCCAATGGCAAGAACGTCAGGGAAGTACACCGTTACGTGCTGGTGAACGTAGGCGGTCAGTGGAAGATCGACCAGTCGACGGTGCTCAGCAGCCGTCCCGTCTGA
- a CDS encoding sensor histidine kinase — translation MARRDHGDSAVDAVLAAVATVVGERDPRPEAVAEAVGLALGAEGCELRLDGVRYAWGAGGSGFRAVISSGAELRVRPSRARLGAVAAVLAPVVDLIRLTRSVDDLRRRGHEASADLADGRWRAAAEMDTERRRIERDLHDGTQHRLVALRMAVAVAEHDPSVIATLADRLDAAQESLIRTAAGVLPPALAKGLVAALGAELAPHTDVRLDVAADLPRFPAQVETAVYFVCLEAVNNAHKHAVGAAIDVRLHTTHDGLHFSVRDDGPGFERTGNGAGLVNLTTRLTDVGGTVRVDSALGNGTTVEGFIPAT, via the coding sequence GTGGCGCGGCGTGATCACGGGGACTCTGCGGTGGATGCCGTCCTTGCCGCTGTCGCCACCGTGGTCGGCGAGCGCGACCCCCGCCCAGAAGCCGTGGCCGAAGCTGTTGGGCTCGCTCTGGGTGCTGAGGGCTGTGAGCTGCGTCTGGACGGCGTCCGGTACGCGTGGGGAGCTGGTGGCAGCGGCTTTCGGGCGGTGATCTCCTCCGGCGCCGAACTGCGGGTGCGACCCAGTCGGGCCAGGCTCGGTGCGGTCGCCGCCGTGCTCGCCCCGGTGGTCGACCTGATCCGGTTGACCCGCTCGGTGGACGACCTGCGCCGCCGCGGTCACGAGGCGAGCGCCGACCTGGCCGATGGTCGGTGGCGCGCGGCCGCGGAGATGGACACCGAGCGGCGCCGCATCGAACGGGACCTGCACGACGGCACCCAGCACCGCTTGGTGGCCCTGCGCATGGCCGTCGCGGTCGCCGAACACGACCCGTCCGTCATCGCGACCCTCGCCGACCGGCTCGACGCCGCCCAGGAGAGCCTGATCCGCACCGCGGCGGGCGTTCTGCCGCCCGCGCTCGCCAAGGGCCTGGTGGCCGCTCTGGGGGCCGAATTGGCCCCGCACACCGACGTCCGCCTCGACGTCGCCGCGGACCTGCCCCGGTTCCCGGCTCAGGTCGAGACAGCGGTCTACTTCGTGTGCCTGGAAGCGGTCAACAACGCCCACAAGCACGCCGTCGGCGCCGCGATCGACGTCCGCCTGCACACCACCCACGACGGCCTGCACTTCTCCGTCCGCGACGACGGGCCCGGGTTCGAGAGGACAGGCAATGGGGCGGGCTTGGTCAACCTGACCACACGTCTGACCGATGTCGGCGGCACCGTCCGGGTGGATTCGGCCCTGGGCAACGGAACCACCGTTGAAGGCTTCATCCCGGCTACCTAG
- a CDS encoding ATP-binding SpoIIE family protein phosphatase, which yields MSPDRVPDARTYDITRFGLSDMVRTAADLRRLAELAVDFSAAARAVVTRLHDCFTDEHGPVLPLVRLLTIRAGAELEHPGVSAAARYLVLEAAVGPYAEAEVVRELPRLDELDSMPFMAAMTREFGLSPGDTVHGRGDGDGYGVFHVPVAAGSGFLRDQALVTEHGIASVLGFGGVLPGGTPFAAVLYSRVPVPAGTAEQFKAVAIGLRVGLLAHGAGLPAERDALRQHLTVLEKASRDQATALEEAVEQWRAAADLVDSLQVVGRRLTAQLDIDAMVQDATDAATKATGAAFGAFFYNLIDSYGESYTLFTLSGVPRSAFEKFPMPRNTKVFAPTFVGTGTTRSPNITIDERYGQNPPYHGMPRGHLPVCSYLAVPVVSPSSGEVLGGFFFGHPEPDQFTERHEQLAEGIAGYSAIALDNARLFARQRTMATELARSMLPTIPPTPGLRVLSRYLPAATGAEVGGDWFDVVSLPVGRTAFVIGDVAGRGVSAAAVMGQIRTAVRSYALLDLPPSEVLRNSSELAMATPDADFITCLYAVHDPTDNTLTFSSAGHLPAVYISPDGTPSLIGQMMGMPLGVGTTFTQQQIEFPVGARLALYTDGLVETRNGYLNDGIESLASALRELPADDNALDELITHLTAGAHTDDVALLYVLNEGNNRHFATLALTTAADAAARARDFTTRHLEAWGLGVLTDRAVTIASELVTNAIMHTGQPAVLRLHADSTRLGIDVSDYGPTRPRTLPAALEDEHHRGLHIVESFASRWGTRTTHDGKVVWAEIILPRKR from the coding sequence GTGAGCCCGGACCGGGTGCCGGACGCGCGGACCTACGACATCACCCGGTTCGGGCTTTCCGACATGGTCCGCACCGCCGCCGACCTGCGCAGACTGGCGGAACTGGCGGTCGACTTCAGCGCGGCGGCGCGGGCGGTGGTGACTCGGCTGCACGACTGCTTCACCGACGAGCACGGCCCCGTGCTGCCTCTGGTCCGGCTGCTGACCATCCGTGCGGGCGCGGAGCTCGAGCACCCGGGGGTGTCGGCCGCGGCCAGGTACCTGGTGTTAGAGGCGGCTGTCGGGCCTTACGCCGAGGCCGAGGTGGTGCGCGAGCTACCGCGCCTCGACGAACTCGACTCGATGCCGTTCATGGCCGCGATGACCCGCGAGTTCGGCCTCTCCCCCGGCGACACGGTCCACGGGCGCGGTGACGGCGACGGGTACGGCGTGTTCCACGTCCCGGTCGCCGCGGGTAGTGGCTTCCTGCGGGACCAGGCGCTGGTGACCGAGCACGGCATCGCCTCGGTGCTGGGGTTCGGGGGTGTGCTGCCGGGGGGTACGCCTTTCGCGGCGGTGTTGTACTCGCGGGTGCCAGTGCCTGCCGGGACCGCGGAGCAGTTCAAGGCGGTCGCGATCGGGCTGCGCGTAGGCCTGCTGGCGCACGGGGCGGGTCTGCCTGCCGAGCGTGATGCGCTGCGCCAGCACCTAACAGTGCTGGAGAAGGCCTCTAGGGATCAGGCCACCGCGTTGGAGGAAGCCGTCGAGCAGTGGCGCGCCGCTGCCGACCTGGTCGACTCACTGCAGGTCGTGGGCAGGCGTCTTACAGCGCAGCTGGACATCGATGCGATGGTGCAAGACGCGACCGATGCGGCGACCAAGGCCACGGGGGCGGCGTTCGGCGCGTTCTTCTACAACCTGATCGACTCTTACGGCGAGTCGTACACCTTGTTCACGCTGTCGGGCGTGCCTAGGTCGGCGTTCGAGAAGTTCCCCATGCCGCGCAACACCAAGGTGTTCGCCCCCACCTTCGTGGGAACCGGCACCACCCGCTCCCCCAACATCACCATCGACGAGCGCTACGGGCAGAACCCGCCCTACCACGGCATGCCGCGAGGGCACCTGCCCGTGTGCAGCTACCTCGCGGTGCCGGTGGTGTCCCCGTCCTCCGGTGAAGTTCTGGGGGGTTTCTTCTTCGGCCACCCCGAACCCGATCAGTTCACCGAGCGCCACGAGCAGTTGGCCGAAGGCATCGCGGGCTACAGCGCGATCGCGTTGGACAACGCGCGGCTGTTCGCGAGGCAGCGGACGATGGCGACGGAGTTGGCCCGCAGCATGCTGCCGACGATCCCGCCGACCCCGGGCCTGCGCGTCCTGTCGCGGTACCTGCCCGCCGCGACCGGCGCCGAGGTGGGCGGCGACTGGTTCGACGTGGTGTCACTACCGGTCGGCCGCACGGCTTTCGTCATCGGCGACGTCGCGGGTCGAGGCGTGTCAGCGGCAGCGGTGATGGGCCAGATCCGGACGGCGGTGCGCTCTTACGCGCTGTTGGACCTACCGCCCTCCGAAGTGTTGCGCAACAGTTCTGAGTTGGCGATGGCAACACCGGACGCTGACTTCATCACGTGCCTCTATGCGGTGCACGATCCCACCGACAACACCCTGACGTTCTCCAGTGCCGGTCATCTGCCCGCGGTGTACATCTCGCCCGACGGCACACCTTCGCTGATCGGGCAGATGATGGGGATGCCGCTCGGTGTTGGGACGACCTTCACGCAGCAGCAGATCGAGTTCCCTGTAGGCGCACGACTTGCTCTCTATACGGATGGACTTGTCGAGACCAGGAACGGCTATCTCAACGACGGCATCGAGTCCCTTGCGAGCGCTCTTCGCGAACTGCCCGCGGACGACAACGCCTTGGACGAGCTCATCACGCACCTGACCGCCGGAGCCCACACGGACGACGTGGCCTTGCTCTATGTGCTCAACGAGGGCAACAACCGCCACTTCGCCACGCTCGCCCTAACGACCGCCGCCGACGCCGCGGCACGGGCCCGGGATTTCACCACTAGGCACCTGGAAGCGTGGGGACTGGGTGTGTTGACAGATCGCGCGGTCACCATCGCCAGCGAACTGGTCACCAACGCCATCATGCACACCGGCCAACCCGCCGTCCTCCGCCTCCACGCCGACTCAACCCGCCTAGGCATCGACGTCAGCGACTACGGCCCCACACGCCCACGTACCCTCCCCGCCGCCCTAGAGGACGAGCACCACCGAGGCCTCCACATCGTGGAGTCCTTCGCTTCCCGCTGGGGCACCCGAACAACCCACGACGGCAAGGTCGTGTGGGCGGAGATCATCCTCCCCCGCAAGCGTTAG
- a CDS encoding STAS domain-containing protein: MSDPALLTITVDDRAATVVVSVVGQLDFGTTPELVRATEAVVAGGRPVVLDLGELSFCDSSGLSALVRLHKAAVAGGGALTLARLRPQVSATISATALDRLFTIADDVPRP, encoded by the coding sequence GTGAGTGATCCGGCACTGCTGACGATCACCGTGGACGACCGGGCGGCCACCGTGGTGGTGTCGGTGGTCGGGCAACTGGACTTCGGGACGACGCCGGAGCTGGTGCGGGCGACCGAGGCCGTGGTGGCCGGCGGTCGGCCGGTGGTACTGGACCTGGGCGAGCTGTCGTTCTGCGATTCGAGCGGGCTCAGCGCCCTGGTCAGGCTGCACAAGGCCGCGGTGGCGGGCGGCGGGGCGCTGACCCTGGCCCGGCTGCGGCCCCAGGTGTCGGCGACGATCTCGGCGACCGCGCTCGACCGGCTGTTCACCATCGCCGACGATGTCCCGCGGCCGTGA
- a CDS encoding response regulator transcription factor translates to MRVAIADDGALFREGLVMLLRAAGHEVVGSVSDGDKLAALVATDPVDVAILDIRMPPEPDGGLATAERVRALRPETGLLLLSHYAETHYLMRVLEIGTEGVGYRLKEKVAGVQVLDDTLTRLASGEIVIEPSLAKRLVERPAGGDGPVGALSEREHDVLRLMAEGRTNNAIAKELFISAKAVEKHIAAIFTKLDLPGDPSVHHRRVLAVLAYLRARRIDG, encoded by the coding sequence GTGCGGGTAGCCATCGCCGATGACGGCGCCTTGTTCCGCGAGGGCCTGGTCATGCTGCTGCGCGCGGCGGGCCACGAGGTGGTCGGTTCGGTCTCCGACGGCGACAAGCTGGCCGCCCTGGTGGCCACCGACCCCGTCGACGTGGCCATCCTCGACATCCGGATGCCCCCCGAACCCGACGGCGGCCTCGCCACCGCGGAACGCGTGCGGGCGCTGCGGCCGGAGACCGGGCTGTTGCTGCTGTCGCACTACGCCGAGACCCACTACCTGATGCGGGTCCTGGAGATCGGCACCGAAGGGGTCGGCTACCGGCTCAAGGAGAAGGTCGCGGGCGTGCAGGTGCTCGACGACACCCTTACCCGCCTGGCTTCGGGAGAGATCGTGATCGAACCGTCGCTGGCCAAGCGGCTGGTGGAACGCCCGGCGGGCGGCGATGGACCGGTCGGCGCGCTCAGCGAGCGCGAGCACGACGTGCTGCGGCTCATGGCGGAGGGCCGCACCAACAACGCCATCGCCAAGGAACTGTTCATCTCCGCGAAAGCCGTGGAGAAGCACATCGCGGCGATCTTCACCAAGCTGGACCTGCCCGGCGATCCCAGCGTCCACCACCGCAGGGTTCTGGCGGTACTCGCGTACCTGCGTGCCAGGCGGATCGACGGTTAA
- a CDS encoding helix-turn-helix transcriptional regulator encodes MSAPLGRAHQRRRLDAAVVALRAGRGRVLLIEGEPGIGKTTLVRAVTGEATGCAVRWGYGDELGQDLPLLPVLDALRGDDPRLESADRLLRGETGATDPVAAASRHLLAIIADQCAATPTVLVMDDLQWADRATAALWCHLARLARDLPLLLIGMARRVPRGTELLAIRRAVGRSGILALDRLDDDAVTTLVADLAGGAPGARLLALADGAAGNPLYITELVDALRRAGAIAAQEGAAELTGDLAPGSLAAAIAHRLDFLPERVRSVLGAAALLGVEFDPADVAAVLGERVTDLVGALEEARAAGVLRESADRLAFRHPLIRSAIHDDLPAAVRAVLHRDAAVALAGSGAPIRRVAKQFLRAVDLSGAARLDAWSTAWLGDAAPALIAQSPALAVRLLDRAVRDTGEGGNLAARLADALYRTGDPKGSEDVATRALAATVDPDLVVDLHWTLAQCRALTGRSRESLSALAAAGAGLPERHQARLLVLTARAHRDLGEVDLAGVVAARALEAAGDDRWTVGWALHVLTIVSIMRGDVAAALPLFDRALAVTGADPALLDLRLLLQINQAVALGDVDRYPEAIAAATAVRILAQEAGGQVRLAQAHSALGELLFDVGRWDDALHEVTALADDVKDPGVACCDHGIAALVAFHRGDPDRGAAHLAAAAEPAKRIGNRVIGSLALAKAIDHERRGKADRALAGLLGCLSETAQELEEMEDLLPETVRLALLLGDRTAAEYVAGLAEKSEEPTAHRRGAAALCRGLIDRDPFALSKAAEHFLTAGRLFARGRALHSAAIAWAEAGDAAKARAAFTAADDLYETLGAAWDAAGLRSALHAHGIRRGPRVRHRVERTGWSSLTPAESTVAELVARGLSNPAIAARLVLSRRTVATHVSHILAKLGMASRTEIAREAARYLESG; translated from the coding sequence ATGTCCGCACCACTGGGTCGCGCCCACCAGCGCCGTCGCCTCGACGCCGCTGTGGTGGCCCTGCGGGCTGGGCGGGGCCGCGTGCTGTTGATCGAGGGCGAACCCGGCATAGGCAAGACAACCCTCGTGCGAGCCGTCACCGGAGAGGCAACCGGGTGTGCCGTCCGGTGGGGCTATGGCGACGAGCTCGGTCAGGACCTGCCTCTGTTGCCTGTGCTCGACGCTCTGCGCGGTGACGATCCCCGCCTAGAGTCCGCTGACCGGTTGCTGCGCGGCGAGACCGGTGCCACTGACCCTGTGGCCGCCGCGTCGCGCCATCTCTTGGCCATCATCGCTGACCAGTGCGCGGCGACCCCCACTGTGCTTGTCATGGATGACCTCCAGTGGGCGGACAGGGCTACCGCTGCCCTCTGGTGTCACCTGGCGCGCCTTGCCCGCGACTTACCTCTGCTTCTTATAGGCATGGCCCGCCGAGTCCCGCGCGGAACTGAGTTGTTGGCGATTCGCAGAGCCGTTGGCCGCTCCGGAATACTTGCCCTCGACCGCCTCGACGATGACGCGGTCACGACTCTTGTCGCTGACCTCGCGGGAGGCGCTCCCGGCGCCCGCCTGCTCGCGCTCGCTGATGGGGCTGCCGGAAATCCGCTCTATATAACCGAACTCGTCGATGCCCTGCGTCGGGCGGGCGCCATAGCGGCACAAGAAGGCGCGGCCGAGCTCACGGGTGACTTGGCACCTGGGTCACTTGCTGCCGCCATAGCGCACAGGTTGGACTTCCTGCCGGAACGAGTTCGCTCCGTTCTAGGCGCCGCTGCCCTGCTGGGCGTCGAGTTCGACCCCGCCGACGTCGCCGCGGTACTGGGGGAGCGGGTCACCGATCTGGTAGGCGCGTTGGAGGAGGCTCGTGCTGCGGGCGTTCTTCGAGAGTCAGCCGACAGGCTGGCCTTCCGCCACCCCTTGATCCGGTCCGCGATCCACGACGACCTGCCAGCCGCCGTAAGAGCCGTCCTGCACCGAGACGCCGCTGTCGCCCTCGCGGGTTCTGGAGCCCCGATCCGCCGCGTCGCGAAGCAGTTCCTCCGCGCGGTAGACCTGTCCGGAGCGGCTCGCCTGGACGCCTGGTCCACCGCGTGGCTTGGTGACGCCGCGCCAGCACTCATCGCGCAGTCCCCGGCTCTCGCTGTGCGTCTACTGGATCGTGCGGTCCGCGATACCGGCGAAGGCGGCAATCTCGCGGCCCGTCTCGCTGACGCCCTCTATCGCACGGGTGACCCCAAGGGCTCCGAGGACGTGGCGACGCGCGCGCTGGCCGCCACGGTCGACCCGGACCTCGTCGTCGACCTCCATTGGACTCTCGCCCAGTGCCGCGCCTTGACCGGTCGCTCTAGGGAGTCTCTTAGCGCTCTCGCCGCCGCGGGTGCTGGGCTGCCGGAGAGGCACCAGGCTCGGCTGCTGGTGCTCACCGCTCGAGCTCACCGCGACCTCGGCGAGGTCGACCTGGCTGGAGTTGTCGCCGCCCGCGCGTTGGAGGCCGCAGGTGACGACCGCTGGACCGTTGGCTGGGCCCTGCACGTCCTGACCATCGTGTCGATCATGCGAGGCGATGTCGCCGCCGCGTTGCCCCTGTTCGACCGGGCCCTCGCGGTCACCGGCGCCGATCCCGCGTTGCTCGACTTGCGCCTACTCCTGCAGATCAACCAGGCAGTCGCTCTAGGCGACGTCGACCGCTACCCGGAGGCCATCGCCGCCGCGACCGCCGTGCGCATCTTGGCCCAAGAGGCAGGCGGCCAGGTTCGGCTCGCTCAAGCCCACAGTGCGCTCGGCGAGCTCTTGTTCGATGTCGGCCGCTGGGATGACGCTCTCCATGAGGTGACCGCGCTGGCTGATGACGTCAAGGACCCCGGAGTCGCGTGCTGCGATCACGGCATCGCCGCGCTTGTCGCCTTTCACAGGGGCGACCCAGACCGCGGCGCCGCTCACCTTGCTGCTGCGGCTGAACCCGCGAAGCGGATCGGGAACCGCGTGATCGGCTCTCTGGCTCTCGCCAAGGCAATCGACCATGAACGGCGTGGTAAGGCCGACCGCGCGCTGGCCGGTCTCTTGGGTTGCCTGTCGGAGACGGCGCAGGAACTGGAAGAGATGGAGGACCTGCTTCCCGAGACCGTCCGACTCGCGCTGCTCCTCGGTGACCGCACTGCCGCAGAGTATGTCGCCGGACTGGCCGAGAAGTCAGAAGAACCCACTGCCCACCGGAGGGGAGCGGCCGCCCTCTGTCGAGGGTTGATCGACCGCGACCCGTTCGCGTTGTCTAAGGCTGCCGAGCACTTCCTCACCGCGGGCCGCCTCTTCGCGCGCGGCCGCGCACTGCACTCCGCCGCGATCGCGTGGGCCGAAGCGGGGGATGCCGCGAAAGCAAGAGCGGCGTTCACGGCCGCCGACGACCTCTATGAGACGCTCGGCGCGGCTTGGGATGCGGCAGGGTTGCGCTCGGCGCTCCACGCCCATGGCATCCGTCGCGGCCCTAGAGTGCGGCATCGCGTAGAGCGCACGGGGTGGAGCAGCCTCACACCGGCGGAATCGACCGTGGCCGAACTGGTCGCACGGGGACTGAGCAACCCCGCGATCGCCGCGAGACTGGTGCTGTCCCGGCGAACCGTGGCCACCCACGTCTCGCACATCCTCGCCAAGCTGGGCATGGCCTCCCGGACGGAGATCGCCAGGGAGGCCGCGCGCTACCTCGAGTCCGGATGA
- a CDS encoding DUF6328 family protein — protein MTPSPETPHQRLTRNYGEMLQEIRVAQTGVQFLLAFLLALAFTPRFAEISQFQRTVYVVALLLGAAATALLIAPAPFHRLVFRRRLKSHLVAVTGWFTLCGLGFLVLSLGASMLLILDVVLGTRQAVWLTAGIVGWFVGWWFAVPMWSRRRGQRHPDSR, from the coding sequence ATGACCCCCTCCCCCGAAACCCCGCACCAGCGCCTTACGCGCAACTACGGCGAGATGTTGCAAGAGATCCGAGTCGCGCAGACCGGGGTGCAGTTCCTCTTGGCGTTCCTGCTCGCGTTGGCGTTCACACCGCGGTTCGCCGAGATCAGTCAGTTTCAGCGCACGGTCTACGTAGTGGCCCTGTTGTTGGGGGCAGCGGCCACGGCGCTTCTCATAGCACCCGCACCGTTCCACCGGCTCGTCTTCCGGCGCCGCCTTAAGAGCCACCTGGTGGCGGTGACCGGATGGTTCACCCTGTGCGGCTTAGGCTTCCTCGTCCTGTCTCTAGGAGCGTCAATGCTGCTGATCCTGGACGTGGTGCTGGGTACGCGTCAGGCGGTCTGGTTGACGGCCGGGATCGTGGGGTGGTTCGTGGGGTGGTGGTTCGCGGTGCCGATGTGGAGCCGGCGGCGGGGGCAGCGTCATCCGGACTCGAGGTAG